A portion of the Chromobacterium sp. IIBBL 290-4 genome contains these proteins:
- a CDS encoding ParA family protein, producing the protein MNPRVIAVANQKGGVGKTTTVVNLAAGLAELGKRVLIVDLDPQGNATMGSGIPKQPLEKSGYEVLLGEATIEEARQDAKAGGYHVLPANRNLGGAELELVNELAREARLKSALAEVADQYDYVLIDCPPSLNLLTLNGLVAAESVLIPMVCEYYALEGLSDLVTTLRKVRVAVNPKIEIMGLLRTMFDARNNLSQQVSAQLARHFGDKVFQTVIPRNVRLAEAPSHGLPGLVYDRNSRGAQAYITLSQELVERLEPATATPTV; encoded by the coding sequence GGCCAACCAGAAGGGCGGGGTGGGCAAGACCACCACCGTCGTCAATCTGGCGGCCGGTTTGGCCGAGCTGGGCAAGCGGGTGCTGATCGTCGATCTGGACCCGCAGGGCAACGCCACCATGGGCAGCGGCATCCCCAAGCAGCCGCTGGAGAAGTCCGGCTATGAAGTGCTGCTGGGCGAGGCCACCATCGAGGAGGCCCGCCAGGACGCCAAGGCCGGCGGCTACCATGTGCTGCCCGCCAACCGCAATCTGGGCGGCGCCGAGCTGGAGCTGGTCAACGAGCTGGCGCGCGAGGCGCGCTTGAAGAGCGCCCTGGCTGAAGTGGCCGACCAGTACGACTACGTGCTGATCGATTGCCCGCCGTCGCTGAACCTTTTGACGCTGAACGGCCTGGTGGCGGCCGAGAGCGTGCTGATCCCGATGGTGTGCGAATACTACGCGTTGGAAGGCCTGTCCGATCTGGTGACTACGCTGCGCAAGGTGCGCGTCGCCGTCAATCCCAAGATCGAGATCATGGGTTTGCTGCGCACCATGTTCGATGCCCGCAACAACCTGTCTCAACAGGTTTCGGCGCAATTGGCCCGCCATTTCGGCGACAAGGTGTTCCAAACCGTCATCCCGCGCAATGTGCGCCTGGCCGAGGCGCCTAGCCACGGCCTGCCGGGCTTGGTCTACGACCGCAACTCGCGCGGCGCGCAAGCGTACATCACGCTGTCGCAAGAGCTGGTCGAACGACTCGAACCCGCAACCGCAACTCCCACCGTCTGA
- a CDS encoding ParB/RepB/Spo0J family partition protein, translating into MAKLKGLGRGLDALLSTVDAVDDRLSTLPIDSIRPGKYQPRSFMDETALDELAASIRAQGIIQPLIVRELGLGDYELIAGERRWRASRKAGLAEVPVVIKSVPDEAALAMALIENIQRQELDPIEEAQGIKRLIDEFGLTHEAAADAVGRSRSAVSNLLRLLVLPEPLQQMMHEGKLEMGHARALLSLPTVAQLELANEVARKGLSVREVERKVQQHAVQKETVSSPQKRVDPDVSRLEEQVSEAIGARVSIRHGNSGNGKLVIEYASLDELDFLLERLQKNPQK; encoded by the coding sequence ATGGCCAAATTAAAAGGATTGGGGCGCGGTCTGGACGCGCTCCTGTCCACCGTTGACGCGGTGGACGACAGACTTTCCACCCTTCCCATCGACAGCATCCGTCCCGGCAAATATCAGCCCCGCAGCTTCATGGATGAAACCGCGCTCGACGAACTGGCCGCTTCCATCCGCGCGCAGGGCATCATCCAGCCCTTGATCGTGCGTGAATTGGGCCTGGGCGATTACGAGCTGATCGCCGGCGAACGCCGTTGGCGCGCTTCGCGCAAGGCGGGCCTGGCCGAAGTGCCGGTGGTGATCAAGAGCGTGCCGGACGAGGCCGCGCTGGCGATGGCGCTGATCGAGAACATCCAGCGCCAGGAGCTGGACCCGATCGAAGAGGCGCAGGGCATCAAGCGCCTGATCGACGAGTTCGGCCTGACCCACGAAGCCGCCGCCGACGCGGTGGGCCGCTCGCGCAGCGCGGTGTCCAATCTATTGCGTCTCTTGGTGTTGCCGGAGCCGCTGCAGCAGATGATGCACGAGGGCAAGCTGGAAATGGGCCATGCCCGCGCTTTGCTGTCCTTGCCGACCGTCGCCCAGCTGGAGCTGGCGAACGAGGTGGCGCGCAAGGGGCTGTCGGTGCGCGAAGTGGAAAGAAAAGTCCAACAGCATGCTGTGCAAAAAGAGACAGTTTCTTCGCCGCAAAAGCGAGTTGATCCGGATGTTTCCAGGCTGGAAGAGCAAGTCTCCGAGGCCATCGGCGCACGGGTCAGCATTCGCCACGGCAACAGCGGCAACGGCAAGCTGGTCATAGAATACGCCAGCTTGGACGAGCTGGATTTTTTGCTGGAGAGGCTGCAAAAAAATCCCCAAAAATGA
- a CDS encoding ATP synthase subunit I encodes MLRLQASLTGLAVVIALLVSGGSPATAVSALLGGLVVLVPALVYARIAYAKRHVPPAELIKAHFLAEAVKFCLTVLLSGAVLASFKDLSVAGFLGGFFAAISGYGFGLLIKN; translated from the coding sequence GTGCTGCGTCTGCAGGCCAGTTTGACTGGCTTGGCTGTAGTGATCGCGCTACTCGTCAGTGGCGGCAGCCCGGCGACGGCGGTGTCCGCGCTGCTGGGCGGTTTGGTGGTGTTGGTGCCGGCCCTGGTGTATGCCAGGATCGCTTACGCCAAGCGCCATGTGCCGCCCGCAGAGCTGATCAAGGCGCATTTTCTGGCCGAAGCGGTAAAGTTTTGCCTGACCGTACTGTTAAGTGGGGCGGTCTTGGCGAGTTTCAAGGATTTGTCCGTAGCCGGCTTTCTCGGTGGGTTCTTTGCCGCCATCTCCGGTTACGGCTTCGGGCTTCTAATCAAAAATTGA
- the atpB gene encoding F0F1 ATP synthase subunit A, with product MASNATDYIKHHLTFWNSDPSAGFWSLHVDTFSISLILGFIFAGVFAMVARNAKLENPGRLQLFIESILEMVQTQVRDIFHGQSKMIAPLALTIFCWVFLMNFMDLFPVDLFPMIAQWVGFTFFGLEPHHVYLRVVPSADVNTTFAMSLSVLILIIAFSIKAKGLGGWGKELLSAPFHASSPVAAVILAPINLALQFVELIAKPISLSLRLFGNLYAGEMIFILIALLPWYLQWILGAPWAIFHILIITLQAFVFMMLTIVYLSLAVEKH from the coding sequence ATGGCAAGCAACGCAACAGACTATATCAAGCACCACCTTACCTTCTGGAATTCGGACCCGTCGGCCGGCTTCTGGAGCCTGCACGTTGATACTTTCTCCATCTCGCTGATCCTCGGCTTCATCTTCGCCGGCGTGTTCGCCATGGTGGCGCGCAATGCCAAGCTGGAGAATCCGGGCCGCTTGCAGCTGTTCATCGAAAGCATTCTGGAAATGGTGCAGACCCAGGTCCGCGACATTTTCCACGGCCAGAGCAAGATGATCGCCCCGCTGGCGCTGACCATCTTCTGCTGGGTGTTCCTGATGAACTTCATGGACTTGTTCCCGGTTGACCTGTTCCCGATGATCGCCCAGTGGGTCGGCTTCACCTTCTTCGGTCTGGAGCCGCACCACGTTTACCTGCGCGTTGTGCCGTCCGCTGACGTGAACACCACCTTCGCCATGTCGCTGTCGGTGCTGATCCTGATTATCGCCTTCTCGATCAAGGCCAAGGGCTTGGGCGGCTGGGGCAAGGAACTGCTGAGCGCGCCGTTCCACGCCAGCAGCCCGGTGGCCGCCGTCATCCTGGCCCCGATCAACCTGGCGCTGCAGTTTGTGGAACTGATCGCCAAACCGATTTCGCTGTCTCTTCGTTTGTTCGGCAACCTGTACGCCGGCGAAATGATCTTCATCCTGATCGCGCTGCTGCCGTGGTATCTGCAGTGGATCCTGGGTGCGCCGTGGGCCATCTTCCACATCCTGATCATCACCCTGCAGGCCTTCGTGTTCATGATGCTGACCATCGTGTACCTGAGCCTGGCAGTGGAAAAGCACTGA
- the atpE gene encoding F0F1 ATP synthase subunit C, giving the protein MEALVSQIQSMTALAAALIIGFGALGTAIGFAILGGKFLESSARQPEMIPVLQTKLFIIAGLLDAISMIGVGVAMLFTFNNPFLSAALAIVKAAH; this is encoded by the coding sequence ATGGAAGCACTCGTTTCTCAGATTCAGTCGATGACCGCACTGGCCGCTGCTCTGATCATTGGTTTTGGCGCTCTGGGCACCGCTATCGGCTTCGCCATTCTGGGTGGCAAGTTCCTCGAGTCCTCCGCTCGCCAGCCGGAAATGATCCCGGTTCTGCAAACCAAGCTGTTCATCATCGCCGGTCTGCTGGACGCGATCTCCATGATTGGTGTTGGTGTTGCCATGCTGTTCACCTTCAACAACCCGTTCCTGTCCGCTGCCCTGGCTATCGTTAAGGCTGCTCACTAA
- a CDS encoding F0F1 ATP synthase subunit B, translated as MEFNVTLLGQAISFAILVWFTMKFVWPPLTNMMDERAKRIADGLAAAERGKQDLEAAEKRVADEIRKAKQQATEIVVAAEKRANQIVDEAKDAARTEGARIVADAKSEIDQEVLRAKEALRAQVADLAVAGAEKILRKEIDAAKHADLLASIKAEF; from the coding sequence GTGGAATTCAACGTAACACTACTGGGCCAGGCGATCTCGTTCGCCATCCTGGTATGGTTCACCATGAAGTTTGTTTGGCCTCCGCTTACCAACATGATGGATGAGCGGGCCAAGCGTATCGCTGATGGCTTGGCCGCTGCTGAGCGTGGCAAGCAAGATCTGGAAGCCGCTGAAAAGCGCGTTGCGGACGAAATCCGCAAGGCCAAGCAGCAGGCCACCGAGATCGTGGTTGCCGCCGAGAAGCGCGCCAATCAGATCGTGGACGAAGCCAAAGACGCGGCACGCACCGAAGGTGCCCGCATCGTGGCCGACGCCAAGTCTGAGATCGATCAGGAAGTCCTGCGCGCCAAGGAAGCTCTGCGCGCGCAAGTGGCTGACCTGGCCGTGGCCGGCGCCGAGAAGATCCTGCGCAAGGAGATCGACGCTGCCAAGCACGCCGACCTGCTTGCCTCCATCAAAGCGGAGTTTTAA
- a CDS encoding F0F1 ATP synthase subunit delta → MAELITVARPYAEAVYSLATEQGKLDQWSDALSWLAAMVNNPDLAQVVTNPKHTAQEVEALMLDVLGSRGNDDVKRFIAALIENARLTLLPEIAAQFELLKAQSEDIVDAQVESAFVLSGDQKAELTTMLSKKYGKTVRLDVRENADLIGGVRVSVGDDVIDASVRGKLQAMAASLKN, encoded by the coding sequence ATGGCAGAACTCATTACCGTCGCAAGGCCCTACGCCGAAGCGGTATACAGCCTCGCCACGGAACAGGGCAAGCTCGACCAGTGGTCGGATGCGCTGTCGTGGCTGGCTGCCATGGTGAATAACCCGGATCTGGCGCAAGTAGTCACCAATCCGAAACATACCGCACAAGAGGTTGAGGCGCTGATGCTGGATGTGCTCGGCTCGCGCGGCAACGATGACGTGAAACGCTTCATCGCCGCGCTGATCGAGAACGCCCGTTTGACGCTGCTGCCAGAAATCGCCGCGCAGTTTGAACTGCTGAAGGCGCAATCGGAAGACATCGTGGACGCCCAGGTGGAGTCCGCTTTTGTTTTGTCCGGTGACCAGAAAGCCGAATTGACCACCATGCTTTCCAAGAAGTACGGCAAGACCGTGCGTCTTGATGTGCGTGAGAACGCCGATCTGATCGGTGGCGTTCGCGTGTCGGTCGGCGACGACGTCATCGATGCTTCCGTGCGCGGCAAACTGCAAGCTATGGCAGCAAGCCTCAAGAATTAG
- the atpA gene encoding F0F1 ATP synthase subunit alpha, with protein sequence MQLNPSEISDLIKAKIQNLAEGAEVRTKGTVISVTDGIVRIHGLADVMQGEMLEFPGNTFGLAMNLERDSVGAVVLGEYEHISEGDEVKCTGRILEVPVGPELIGRVVNALGQPIDGKGPINATKSSPIEKIAPGVIARQSVSQPMQTGLKSIDSMVPVGRGQRELIIGDRQTGKTAVALDAIINQKGNGVICIYVAVGQKASSIANVVRKLEEHGAMGHTIIVAATASEAAALQFIAPYSGCAMGEYFRDIGEDALIVYDDLSKQAVAYRQISLLLRRPPGREAYPGDVFYLHSRLLERAARINEDEVEKLTGGAVKGKTGSLTALPIIETQAGDVSAFVPTNVISITDGQIFLETDLFNAGIRPAINAGISVSRVGGAAQTKVIKKLGGGIRLALAQYRELAAFAQFASDLDEATRKQLSHGEVVTELMKQKQFSTLSTAEMALTLWAVNKGSYEDVPVKKALAFEAEFLANVRANHAEVLQAVNASGDLSADNEKVLAKAMESFKAGYSFN encoded by the coding sequence ATGCAGTTGAACCCCTCTGAAATCAGCGATCTGATCAAGGCCAAGATCCAGAATCTGGCTGAAGGCGCTGAAGTTCGCACCAAGGGCACGGTTATCTCCGTGACCGACGGTATCGTCCGCATCCACGGCCTGGCCGATGTGATGCAGGGCGAAATGCTCGAATTCCCGGGCAACACCTTTGGCCTCGCCATGAACCTGGAGCGCGACTCTGTCGGCGCCGTGGTTCTGGGCGAGTACGAGCACATCTCCGAAGGCGACGAAGTCAAGTGCACCGGTCGCATTCTGGAAGTGCCGGTTGGTCCGGAGCTGATTGGCCGCGTGGTCAACGCCCTGGGTCAGCCCATCGACGGCAAAGGTCCGATCAACGCCACGAAATCGTCCCCGATCGAAAAGATCGCCCCGGGCGTGATCGCGCGTCAATCGGTATCGCAGCCGATGCAAACCGGCCTGAAGTCGATCGACTCCATGGTTCCGGTTGGCCGCGGCCAGCGTGAGCTGATCATTGGCGACCGTCAGACCGGCAAGACCGCCGTGGCTCTGGACGCCATCATCAACCAGAAGGGCAATGGCGTCATCTGCATCTACGTAGCCGTAGGTCAGAAGGCTTCCTCCATCGCCAACGTGGTTCGCAAGCTGGAAGAGCATGGCGCGATGGGTCACACCATCATCGTGGCCGCTACCGCTTCCGAAGCCGCCGCCCTGCAGTTCATCGCCCCGTACTCCGGCTGCGCGATGGGCGAATACTTCCGCGACATCGGCGAAGACGCGCTGATCGTATACGACGACTTGTCCAAGCAAGCTGTCGCCTACCGTCAGATCTCGCTGCTGCTGCGCCGTCCGCCGGGCCGCGAAGCCTACCCGGGCGACGTGTTCTATCTGCACTCCCGTCTGCTGGAGCGCGCTGCGCGCATCAACGAAGACGAAGTGGAAAAGCTGACTGGCGGCGCCGTTAAGGGCAAGACCGGTTCGCTGACCGCGCTGCCGATCATCGAAACCCAGGCCGGCGACGTATCCGCGTTCGTTCCGACCAACGTGATTTCGATTACCGACGGCCAGATCTTCCTGGAAACCGACCTGTTCAACGCGGGTATCCGTCCGGCCATCAACGCCGGTATCTCGGTATCGCGCGTGGGCGGCGCCGCTCAGACCAAGGTGATCAAGAAGCTCGGCGGCGGTATCCGTCTGGCGCTGGCTCAGTATCGCGAGCTGGCTGCGTTCGCGCAGTTCGCCTCCGACCTGGACGAAGCCACCCGCAAGCAGCTGTCCCACGGTGAAGTGGTGACCGAACTGATGAAGCAAAAGCAGTTCTCCACCCTGTCGACCGCGGAAATGGCGCTGACCCTGTGGGCGGTGAACAAGGGCAGCTACGAAGACGTTCCGGTGAAGAAGGCTCTGGCTTTCGAAGCCGAGTTCCTGGCCAACGTGCGTGCCAACCACGCCGAAGTGCTGCAGGCCGTGAACGCCTCCGGTGATCTGTCTGCCGACAACGAGAAGGTACTGGCCAAGGCGATGGAATCGTTCAAGGCTGGCTACAGCTTCAACTGA
- the atpG gene encoding F0F1 ATP synthase subunit gamma codes for MAVGKEILTKIRSVQNTQKITRAMQMVSTSKMRKTQERMRAARPYAEKVRTVMAHLAQANAELGHPLLARRETIKRAGIILVSSDKGLCGGLNVNSFKRFFAKVKELQDQNVEIDVCCLGQKGLGAAQRARLNVVASAVHLGDTPKMEKLIGPLTVLFKQYAEGELDAVYIVYSSFVNTMKQEPALEQLLPLTPHHMVVEHSHSWDYLYEPDATTLMEFLVRRYLESVVYQALAENMASEQAARMVAMKAATDNAGNTIKQLRLVYNKARQAAITTELSEIVAGAAAV; via the coding sequence ATGGCAGTCGGTAAAGAGATTCTCACCAAGATCCGCAGCGTGCAAAACACGCAGAAGATCACCCGCGCTATGCAGATGGTGTCGACCTCGAAGATGCGCAAAACGCAAGAGCGTATGCGCGCTGCCCGTCCTTACGCCGAGAAGGTGCGCACGGTTATGGCGCACCTCGCTCAGGCGAACGCGGAACTTGGTCACCCCTTGCTTGCCCGTCGCGAGACGATCAAGCGCGCCGGCATCATCCTGGTTTCCTCCGACAAGGGCCTGTGCGGCGGCTTGAACGTGAACTCGTTCAAGCGCTTCTTCGCCAAGGTCAAGGAACTGCAGGATCAGAACGTCGAGATCGACGTTTGCTGCCTGGGCCAAAAAGGCCTGGGAGCTGCCCAGCGCGCTCGTTTGAACGTGGTGGCAAGCGCGGTTCATCTCGGCGATACGCCGAAGATGGAAAAACTGATTGGCCCGCTTACGGTTCTGTTCAAGCAGTACGCCGAAGGCGAACTGGATGCGGTCTACATCGTGTACTCCAGCTTCGTGAACACCATGAAGCAGGAGCCGGCGCTGGAACAGCTGCTTCCGCTGACACCGCACCATATGGTGGTGGAGCATTCGCACTCGTGGGATTACCTGTACGAGCCGGATGCGACGACGCTGATGGAATTCCTGGTGCGCCGTTATCTGGAATCGGTGGTGTATCAGGCTCTGGCCGAAAACATGGCCTCCGAGCAGGCTGCGCGTATGGTGGCGATGAAAGCCGCCACCGACAACGCCGGCAACACCATCAAGCAGCTGCGCCTGGTGTACAACAAGGCGCGTCAAGCGGCGATTACGACCGAGCTGTCGGAAATCGTGGCAGGCGCCGCCGCGGTGTAG
- the atpD gene encoding F0F1 ATP synthase subunit beta — MSQGKIVQIIGAVIDVEFPRDAMPKVYDALKLVDADLTLEVQQQLGDGVVRTIAMGSSDGLKRGMAVANTGAPISVPVGAATLGRIMDVLGNPVDEAGPVATEARRAIHQPAPKFDELSAASDILETGIKVIDLLCPFAKGGKVGLFGGAGVGKTVNMMELINNIAKAHSGLSVFAGVGERTREGNDFYHEMKDSNVLDKVAMVYGQMNEPPGNRLRVALTGLTMAEHFRDEKDENGKGRDVLLFVDNIYRYTLAGTEVSALLGRMPSAVGYQPTLAEEMGRLQERITSTKDGSITSIQAVYVPADDLTDPSPATTFAHLDATVVLSRDIASLGIYPAVDPLDSTSRQLDPLVVGDEHYSVARGVQSTLQRYKELRDIIAILGMDELSEEDKLVVARARKIQRFLSQPFHVAEVFTGSPGKYVPLRETIKGFKAILAGEYDHLPEQAFYMVGSIEEAAEKAKTLN; from the coding sequence ATGAGCCAAGGCAAAATCGTACAAATCATTGGCGCGGTGATCGACGTGGAATTTCCGCGCGACGCCATGCCGAAGGTTTATGATGCCCTGAAGCTGGTAGACGCCGACCTGACGCTCGAAGTTCAGCAACAGCTGGGCGACGGCGTGGTCCGTACCATTGCAATGGGCAGCTCCGACGGTCTGAAGCGTGGCATGGCCGTTGCCAATACCGGCGCACCGATTTCGGTGCCGGTTGGCGCCGCCACCCTCGGCCGCATCATGGACGTGTTGGGCAACCCGGTGGACGAAGCGGGTCCGGTAGCGACCGAAGCGCGTCGCGCCATTCACCAGCCTGCGCCGAAGTTCGACGAACTGTCGGCCGCCTCCGACATCCTGGAAACCGGCATCAAGGTGATCGACCTGCTGTGCCCGTTCGCCAAGGGTGGTAAGGTGGGTCTGTTCGGCGGCGCCGGTGTGGGCAAGACCGTCAACATGATGGAATTGATCAACAACATCGCCAAGGCCCACTCGGGTCTGTCCGTGTTCGCTGGCGTGGGTGAGCGTACCCGTGAAGGTAACGACTTCTACCACGAAATGAAGGACTCCAACGTTCTGGACAAGGTAGCGATGGTGTACGGTCAGATGAACGAGCCGCCGGGCAACCGTCTGCGCGTAGCCCTGACCGGCCTGACCATGGCCGAGCACTTCCGCGACGAGAAGGACGAAAACGGCAAGGGCCGCGACGTTCTGCTGTTCGTGGACAACATCTACCGCTACACGCTGGCCGGTACCGAAGTGTCCGCTCTGCTGGGCCGTATGCCGTCCGCCGTGGGCTACCAGCCGACGCTGGCCGAGGAAATGGGCCGTCTGCAAGAGCGTATTACTTCGACCAAGGATGGTTCCATTACCTCCATCCAGGCCGTATACGTCCCTGCGGATGACTTGACCGACCCGTCCCCGGCGACCACCTTCGCCCACTTGGACGCTACCGTGGTACTGTCGCGCGACATCGCCTCGCTGGGTATCTACCCGGCCGTGGACCCGCTCGACTCCACTTCGCGTCAGCTGGATCCGCTGGTGGTTGGCGACGAGCACTACTCGGTTGCCCGCGGCGTGCAGTCCACTCTGCAGCGCTACAAGGAACTGCGCGACATCATCGCGATTCTGGGTATGGACGAACTGTCCGAGGAAGACAAACTGGTCGTGGCTCGCGCCCGTAAGATCCAGCGCTTCCTGTCCCAGCCGTTCCACGTGGCCGAAGTATTTACCGGTTCCCCGGGCAAATACGTGCCGCTGCGCGAAACCATCAAGGGCTTCAAGGCCATTCTCGCTGGCGAATACGACCACCTGCCGGAACAAGCGTTCTACATGGTTGGTTCGATCGAAGAAGCTGCCGAGAAAGCCAAGACCCTTAACTAA
- a CDS encoding F0F1 ATP synthase subunit epsilon translates to MSKMRVEVVSTEQLIFSGEAEFVVAPATEGEIGVYPQHVPLLTRIKPGVLRLKVPGAKEEVLVAVSGGMMEVQPSLITVLADTAIRGEDLDEARANEAKRAAEDALKHATDDMSTAKAHAALAVAIAELKTLDYLKKRAH, encoded by the coding sequence ATGTCCAAGATGCGTGTGGAAGTGGTTAGCACCGAACAACTCATCTTCTCTGGCGAGGCGGAATTCGTCGTCGCGCCGGCTACCGAAGGCGAGATCGGCGTCTACCCGCAACACGTGCCGCTCCTGACCCGTATCAAGCCCGGCGTGCTTCGTCTGAAGGTGCCGGGCGCCAAGGAAGAAGTACTGGTGGCGGTGTCCGGCGGCATGATGGAAGTGCAGCCGAGCCTGATCACCGTGCTCGCCGATACGGCGATCCGCGGCGAGGATCTCGATGAGGCCCGCGCCAATGAGGCGAAACGCGCTGCCGAGGATGCCCTCAAGCACGCGACCGACGACATGAGCACGGCCAAAGCCCACGCCGCACTGGCGGTGGCGATTGCCGAACTCAAGACGCTGGACTACCTCAAGAAGCGCGCTCACTGA
- the glmU gene encoding bifunctional UDP-N-acetylglucosamine diphosphorylase/glucosamine-1-phosphate N-acetyltransferase GlmU gives MDSLNIVILAAGKGKRMYSSMPKVLHPIGGAPMLARVIRTARNLNPARLVVVYGHGGEQVRARITDSDIIWAEQTEQLGTGHALKMALPHLPQDGKTLVLYGDVPLTKTATLQRLIDAAGQGMAVLTDVLADASGYGRMVRGADGKLKAIVEHKDCTPEQLAIREINTGMMALPNAQLAAWLNALKNGNAQGEYYLTDVLELAVKDGVAVESASVDASWEAAGVNNKLQLAELERILQANQARALLEAGVTLADPARIDIRGELKHGMDVSIDVGCVFEGVVELGDNVEIGANCVLKNVKVAAGTVIAPFSHLEDAVVGEACKIGPFARLRPGAELASHVHIGNFVEVKKSKIGDGSKVNHLTYIGDAEIGRKVNVGAGSVTCNYDGVNKFKTVIGDDVFVGSGTLMVAPVTLENGSTIAAGSVINKTAPAGALTVARARQVTVPGWKRPEKKS, from the coding sequence ATGGATAGTCTGAATATCGTCATCCTTGCCGCCGGCAAGGGCAAGCGCATGTATTCCAGCATGCCCAAGGTACTGCATCCCATCGGCGGCGCGCCGATGCTGGCGCGAGTCATTCGCACGGCCCGCAATTTGAACCCCGCCCGTCTGGTGGTGGTATACGGCCATGGCGGAGAACAAGTACGCGCGCGCATAACAGACAGCGACATCATCTGGGCCGAACAAACCGAACAACTGGGCACCGGCCACGCTTTGAAAATGGCCTTGCCTCATCTGCCGCAAGACGGCAAAACCCTGGTGCTGTACGGCGATGTGCCGCTCACCAAGACCGCCACGCTCCAGCGGCTGATCGACGCCGCCGGTCAGGGCATGGCCGTGTTGACCGACGTGCTGGCCGACGCCAGCGGCTACGGCCGCATGGTGCGTGGCGCAGACGGTAAGCTGAAAGCCATCGTAGAGCACAAGGATTGCACGCCGGAGCAACTGGCTATCCGCGAAATCAACACCGGCATGATGGCGCTGCCTAACGCGCAATTGGCGGCGTGGCTCAACGCGCTGAAAAACGGCAATGCCCAAGGCGAATACTATCTGACCGACGTGCTGGAACTGGCGGTGAAAGACGGCGTGGCGGTGGAAAGCGCCAGCGTCGATGCCAGCTGGGAAGCTGCCGGCGTCAATAACAAGCTGCAGCTGGCCGAGCTGGAGCGCATTCTGCAAGCCAACCAGGCGCGCGCTTTGCTGGAGGCCGGCGTCACGCTGGCCGACCCGGCGCGCATCGACATCCGCGGCGAGCTGAAGCACGGCATGGACGTCAGCATCGACGTCGGCTGCGTATTCGAAGGCGTGGTGGAGCTGGGCGACAATGTGGAAATCGGCGCCAACTGCGTGCTGAAAAACGTCAAAGTAGCCGCCGGCACTGTCATCGCGCCGTTCTCGCACTTGGAGGATGCGGTGGTGGGCGAAGCCTGCAAGATCGGCCCCTTCGCCCGCCTGCGTCCCGGCGCGGAATTGGCCAGCCATGTGCACATCGGCAACTTTGTCGAGGTGAAGAAGAGCAAAATCGGCGACGGCTCCAAGGTCAACCATCTGACCTATATCGGCGACGCCGAGATCGGCCGCAAGGTCAATGTCGGTGCCGGTTCCGTCACCTGCAACTACGACGGCGTCAACAAGTTCAAAACTGTTATCGGCGACGACGTATTTGTTGGCTCAGGCACTTTGATGGTGGCGCCGGTGACGCTTGAAAACGGTTCGACCATCGCCGCGGGCTCGGTGATCAACAAAACCGCTCCGGCCGGTGCGTTGACCGTGGCGCGCGCTCGGCAAGTTACGGTGCCGGGCTGGAAGCGGCCGGAGAAAAAATCCTGA
- a CDS encoding DUF6404 family protein — protein MMKENAAMPSLFGSPAFSQREQALQILARTGIGKANYAPPLFKLLWRLGLNCPPPHFLPFWQATLLLSGFFGPAWAAWMWLFDHFFSWPQPSGLVRLLSMLFTGSLFGLTMALYYAYGRRKYRLPKWEALISSIENPKLE, from the coding sequence ATGATGAAAGAAAATGCCGCCATGCCAAGCCTGTTCGGATCGCCCGCCTTCTCCCAACGAGAGCAAGCCCTGCAAATCCTGGCACGGACCGGGATTGGCAAAGCCAACTATGCGCCGCCGCTATTCAAACTGTTATGGCGCTTGGGGCTGAATTGCCCTCCGCCGCATTTCCTGCCGTTTTGGCAGGCGACACTCTTATTAAGCGGATTCTTCGGCCCCGCCTGGGCGGCCTGGATGTGGCTTTTTGACCATTTCTTTTCCTGGCCGCAGCCAAGTGGTCTGGTCCGCTTGCTCTCCATGCTTTTCACCGGCTCGCTTTTTGGCCTGACCATGGCGCTTTATTACGCTTATGGTCGTCGCAAATACCGCCTGCCAAAATGGGAAGCGCTTATTTCTTCCATCGAAAACCCCAAGCTTGAGTAA